The genomic stretch gcttattaatattcatgaaaaaaacgggaccagagaaaaagtccggataatcgaaaagtccggataatcgaggtccggataatcgaggttcgactgtacttccaacatgatctcttctctaaattaaggattatcgttaattcgtaattagCTTTGAATAGAATTTACTGTTATCGTCATTTTAGGACagtgtgtcccaggacttgtggtagcacagaaaataaggaaataaaaaaaaacatatccgTGGATTAGATTCGAACCCGGAGCTTCTGTTTTATCCGAACCAattctttccgcttcaccactgaagattcTCAGAAAAAGATATATTAGCGTGACTTTAGGGGCATTTTGGCgcaaacaattttttgattTGGTCTATTTCTTGATATTTGGTCTGTCCAATACGTAAAATTTGCGGTAAAACTCCGACATGGTGGCCCATATACTACTGCTCTGTTGGCCGCACTAGCTACCGAAACAAAAGAGATATGGGTCTAGCCGCCATTGTGACGTAAAAGCCGGAGTTTTCTAAACATTTAACTTGATCAATGTGGATTTTTTGACTGCAGTTTACATGCGTGGCAACAGAATGCAACAATACCAGAAATTTAAAAGACGGTATAGGGCTTCATTTCATGATACCGTATTTCGATGACAATCGCCATGAAGCCATGAATGTCGAAGAAGATTGCTTCAGTTTGTCACAGTGCTCGAAGCATTTCAAAACAGAGGACTTCACTCGACGTTTACAccgcttttgatcaaacgtgaCAACACAAATATGGAAGACGTTTCATTAAACACCTATTTCTAATACGATTCTCCTCGCAGAAAGCTCAAGTTATAAGAGAAACGATCTGTTGAATACGTATAAAATTAGCGCAAAATACTGCCATGTTAGCCGCGCTACCGAGACAAGACAGGTAAGGGTCTAGCTTCAATTGTGACGtcaaaatttgacttcttctcTGCGGATTTTTTGAATGCAGCTTACATGCGAAGCAGCAGGATGACACAATACCAGAAGTTTAAAAGGCGGTATAAGGCTTCATTTCCTGATACCGTATTTTGACGACAATCGCCATAAGATTACGAAACGTCGAAGAAGATGGGTTCAGTTCAGTTGTGCTTGAAGAATTTCAAAAGAGAGGCCTTTACTCGACGTTTGGACCGCTTTTGAAAATATGAAAGGCGTTTAATTAAACGATTCTCATGGCAGAAGGCTCAAGTTATAAGAGAAATGGATGTggaagcaataaaaaaaaaacgaagcgAAGATAAAATCAGATATTTAATCAAATACACCAGCAGTACAGAACATGTACTCTATTTGTAAACCATATCTTagccaaaaaaaattcaccgctCACCTTGCTTCGTCTCCTGTATGTTGATACATTTGTTTGCCTCTTGCTTTGCCTCATTTTCCGGCTGTTAACCTAATATAAGGCTCCATTTTCAAAGGCAAACTGGTTCGACTCCTGAAACGTTGAATCAAACAGGACAACTCTAAACAGCCTTCCAACTCCCTGCAGCAATAGTACTCGCTaatgttttgaagaaaactgACACTACAATTTCCACACTTGCACCTGCACAATACAAAAGTCAACGAATGAATAAAAGGAACGAATGAACTGTCGTTGCAAGAAGTAACAGCCAAACAAAAAACATACAATCAACGAAAGCAGTCTCGGTAGGTGCGCACAGAGATCACCATGCAGAATACGCAAGTATTCCCACTATATAAGCCACTTCAacgtttccctcaaatttatcGGCCTTCAGTTGTCGTTCTAGTGCTTTGTCAGCTTCTATTTTCTTTTCGTAATTGGCAGTCTATTCCTTGTCAGCCTTTAGGTCGTCAGCAAAGGCGATGATATCTTCATCGCTCGAGGCTATATGATCTCGATGGAGATAAATCATGACCATCATCTTTCATTTCTATGTCGTAATCCATTTTCGAGTCTTCGGAAAAATGACCAACGTCAGAATCTGACGAGGGCCAAGAAATGTTTAACGTTACGTTAAAAGAACTTCTCTATGAAGGAGAAGGCAAATGAAGCTTCCCCCTCGTTCTCTGCAGGGTCCCTTGGGAACGAGTTTGGTGAAACTTATATCTTGTGGGTCTCGATCTGACGTCACTACCATCGCTCTTCCCAGACCTCTTTTGCGCTGCCGTGATTTCCTGAAACGGAAATGACAGACagttatatataatttttagaCACGCCTGATTATGTTGCTGCAATAATCAACGAAATACCGGGCATCTGCACGTTTTGCAcacacattttataacctgtactgtaattattttatcttgtaaccatgagttgtgactatacttttctttctatgttaatgtcatgtaaatagtgtgaaataaatgaaccatgaaccatgCCGTGATCCTTCAATCTGAGTAATAGATCCTGAGAAGTAGTTCTTCGGTTAGGTATTTATCCTGTATTAAGTTTGGAAATGGTGCGATGAAGACGTTTAAACACTTCCTATTTAGCGATTGGTTGAATCAAATCATCCTCAGTTTGGACCAGTTTTAACTTCTAATTTATCTCTTTAAAGGGGCTCTACCATGCTATCTTGCTGCAACAATTTCAAAGTTTTAACTATGGTGGGGTTCAAAAgacaatttttcctttgttcactgCAGAACCCATTGGTCAGGTGAAACTActtttctctcttttgtttcagtacTGATGGAGAGGATTGAGGTAGATTTTAACTTGGATTATTGTTTTTCCAAGTTTTGGCTTTCTCTCAGAAACGGCcacaaatagaccattttacagttgtagctaagttacctggcctaagaatggaagcaaggctgccggtgaccctgcgttggtacaaacctttgtgcttttctaatgttaatggagactaattaaaattacaacaacacaatttacatgataaaagcagtgaggtctgtatcaatacctCGCAGCCtctcataggctaggtcactgagcaaaccgTGACTGTAAAATGCCCTATTTCGTTGTAAACGCCTCCTTCTCCCGTACATAATAATCGATAATAAATTTGATATATAATTGGCAGGatggttttatttatcaggcacGAAATAGGACAGCGCTATTAGGGGTGCCTTCTTTACAGTTTCAGACGTTTTAACCAGAAGACAGCGAAATCTATGGGACCTCTGTTAAGTGAAGTTTTAATATGGGCACGTGGTCTCTGAGCAATGTGGAGTTTCATATACCTTTGGAGCCTGTTTTTCCATCCGAACCAGGGTTACCAGCCAATCCTGGTGTCCCTGGTGGACTAGGAGGTCCATGCATCTTTTCCTTTCCACTGTTTTGGGTATGCTTTcctttgaaattgaaaatggtACAAAAGAGTTAGAGTTCATAATTGGTAATTCCTTAAAAATCGTTGTTGGCAGTTACATTAACCTTCAATTACTTTCTATTAAGGAAAATAACCTgaacaaaataacatttttatgtCAGAATATTGTTGCGCTCATGTACTGGCATGAACATTGCAAATCACGGAAGagtttattttctattttgcctctaagaaatgaaaaactttTATCACTGAAtagcttttcttttgaatgtcATTGTCTTAAAATGAAGGGTGGGTTTGATACCAACCCAAAAGGTAGGCCACAAGTGAATTGTAAGAATCCCCACTTGATCCCATAGAAGGGAACCGCATCAGTGCATCaaatctaccaaaaaaaaaataataatagaaataaatTAAAGTGTTGATATTCATCAGAATTGTTGATTGCGATGAGATGGTGATGTCTGAGCTATAAGAAAGGCGTTCAAGCACAAACAGGTGAAGGCATAATCATATTTTAGGGAAAGAActttcaacccacatataacaatatttggcagagaaggtttcacttcaaagatttaattgcaatatatttgggtctACAGATACTGGCCTTAtttgctaacgaagcccgattttgtcacattttgggtgtttttccgggcatgttcgcTCCAAaccgaagtcggtgacccccccatttcttttacatttctgacataactaactcatcatcttacagtggtaaaagtttgagaaaaaaatcaatgttgaaaatttttcgcgcgaacgtccttaaagccccgtctacacgagcaaattttaTGTGGCAACTGTATGTGGGAATTTTTATTTGCCTGTGTAGATGGCTCGACAAATATTTGTTGTTAATTTGCGTCAGTAATAATTTCGCACAGCGGAGATGCCCATGGAAAAGCAAAAAGCAAGATGGCGAAAGTCAGAAGACGTGCCAGACGttgaaaaaattgtcacatTTTATGTGGTATCTCGTCTACACGGACAATTTTTTTATGTGGCAATTTTTATTTGCCACATTAAAACTAACACGCTAGCTTTTTCAGCACATGcagttgtcacataaaaattggtcatttaTCATCATCTACACGGGCAAATAAAAATTGCCATACAAAAATTAACTGTTCCGAGGAACGGGTATCATTGAACTGAAGAAACTGGGTACGATTCGCGAAACAGGTTTTGTAGAAATAGCTTTTATAGAAACTGTCAGTCTCAACAGCATGCTTTGTACCTGTTTGTACACTACCCTAGACTTTTGGGATCTGCTAAGACCACGGGTCCTTACAAGGAAAAAAAGGCTCAATACGAAActtgttttgaaaaacaacCCTAAGATTAACGAAACCATAGAAACTATGAACACAAGAATTGACACTTCGCAAGACATCTTTATTCTGTCGGTAAACCTAAATTGGGTAAAACCAGAATGATATTTTTCTTATAGGAACTGGTGTGACAGAATTTGAACGCTTAACTTGATGTTTCGTAAGGATGTCatcaggggcgtagccaggatttttcaaaggggagGTCACACTATGTCAAACAGAAGGTGCTCACTAGAATGTGGCGTTTTCACCACCTGAATAGTGTAAGTTGTTTGCTTAAAAAGGATTacaagagggggggggggggggggggtgagtcAAGGGTCATTAATATTAAAACTAAGAATGTCGTTAGGATATCCATTTTGTAAAAatactttttcaattttattaactATTAGCAATAACGCATAAAGAGGAATCAGAACAAACACGAAAACAACGATAGGTCAAGGTGCGAATTAAATTAATACTGTGCTTTCGTGGTGTGAAGGAATCCCATTTCATGTAAagacctgtgaaagttttctttctgtaAACCATCGTTGAAACGTATGTATGATTTTGCTCGCGTTTGACAAGGACGTCTAACAACGAAGTTTTAtattccatggtaaattttatATGTTAGGATGTCTCAGGTTGAGGTATTTGAGAAATCTTTGTTGTCAAACAAAGTACCTAAGTCATACATGTACCTAAACTATTCTTCCTGGATGTGGCACCTGGAGATATTGGCCAAGACAGTGCCACTTCGAACACGAATGGGTACAAGGGAGGAAGGATTGTCTATCTACCTGGTTTAGGTAAATTCAAATGCATGGGTACTTTCGTTCCATTGGGGTCAACCTTGGCTTTCATACCGATGGGTCTCATTTTATTATTTGTCGGATCGAGAACTTTTaataaattaatgaaaatgaacTTCCTGTGGAAGATAAATTTCTACTGAGTTGTAGGAAGATTTCAGTACATCTAAAATGTTTAGTATATTCGGTACCAATCGAAGGAGTGCTTATTCCATGACATCTCAGCTGTAGGGTGCTGATTAGTGGATCGAATTGAACATAATCATGTAACACAAGACTTTGAGACCAACAAGTTTAATGTGTCATTTTCCCATTACGTTTATTGTTTTGCACCCTTACTCTACATCTGCTCTCTGGCTTACCAGAGAATGATATGTTATTTAGTTTCTGTTTAGTTCTAATGCAAATCAACTACTGTTCAagctttcttttgtctttacttGGTGCAGACGGCGCATGTTAACTCTCGACCGCTGACATATGGAAGACAGGGAAGTGAACCACAAACACCTTCCACAGCATACAGCAAGGCACCATCTTTGTTAGCCTGGGTACCGGGAACGAATTCCAGATCACCATCGACACAGATGAAATCACTTGAATGTTTGTGACCATGATATGCAGTCATCAGGTACCCATGATACTCTTCGGTCCATCCAGATGGACAGTCATTCCTTGCAGGCATCATCAGCATTGAACCACGTGACTTCAAAAAGCAAACAACACAGGGTGCCTCATGATTATGGCGATTTCTCTTAAAAGGGTCTCCGTTGTAATCACTGACTTCATACTCAGCGCCGTAAATGTATCCTGCATTTTGGTGACCATCTTTGTACTTGTCGTACTTTGGATTGTGAGGAAGACAAAGGTAGTTGGCTCCACCACCTTGGTAGTTGTACCATTCACCCCCAATTATCCCTAAAACGTAGAAATGGTATGTAAAACGCGTTTAGCTTGCTCAGAGAGGCAAAAACAAGTACTAATTCCTAATTAAATTACACTTCTAAAGGAATTCTCAATGTTGTGGTTTTCGGCCGTTTTTGCCATGCTATGTTTTCATTCAGTCTATTTTTAGCGAGATCAGTATTTCCTTTTGATTCGTGTTCCTTTTGCGTAATTCGTTTTCTACTCCCCACGACCCCTGTGACTTATTATTATAACtataaagaaaggaaaatttgaGACTTCAAGAATTTTATCACAAGCACCGAAACATGAAGCAAAGTAAGTGTAATTGCTTGGGCCAGCTGCTATTTTCAACTGAtgcaagaagtttttttcacgGAATGCCTGGTGATAGGAAGCGTTCAATTGCCGTGTTCAGTGACTTTATACCTTTATAAACAATCTGAGCTCCACTGGGACATATGGTCCTTCCCCACCGAACATACTTCACCCCAGACTGTCCAGTCCCGTCTCGTCCTCTTTCTCCTTTGGCGCCTTGAGTTCCCTGGGCTCCCTGTTGGCCCTTAGGACCAGGGGGGCCTGGTAACGGCTTGTTTGTGCTAGGATTTCCCGGTTCTCCTGTGAGGAAAAGAGGTACACTCGCATGTGACATCATCATTTGTTGTGTGCTGATGGGGAAAGTTGCAAGGGAGCAGTTTTCCATGGTCACAAACAAAAAGGATGGGTGGGCAAAAggtagatgtagatgtacaCTATGACAGATagttatatataatttttagaCACGCCTGATTATGTTGCTGCAATAATCAACGAAATACCGGGCATCTGCACGTTTTGCCGTGATCCTTCAATCTGAGTAATAGATCCTGAGATGTAGTTCTTCTGTTAGGTATTTATCCTGTATTAAGTTTGGAAATGGTGCGATGAAGACGTTTTAACACTTCCTATTTAGCGATTGGTTGAATCAAATCATCCTCAGTTTGGACCAGTTTTAACTTCTAATTTATCTCTTTAAAGGGGCTCTACCATGCTATCTTGTTGCATGCTATGGTGGGGTCCAAAAgataattatttttcctttgttcactgCAGAATCCATTGGTCAGGTGAGACTActattctctctttttttccagTACTGATGGAGAGGATTGAGGTAGATTTTAACTTGGATTaatgtttttccaaaatttggctCTTTCAGTCTGAAACGGCcacaaatagaccattttactgttgtagctaagttacctggcctaagaattgaagcaaggctgccggtgaccctacGTTggtacaaacctttgtgcttttctaatgttaatggagactaattagaattacaacaacacaatttacatgataaaagcagtgaggtctgtatcaatacctCGCAGCCtctcataggctaggtcactgagcaaaccgTGACtataaaatggcctatttcgtTGTAAACGCCTCCTTTTCCCCTACATAATAAATTTGATATATAATTGGCAGGatggttttatttatcaggcacGAAATAGTACAGTGTTATTAGGGGTGCTTTCCTTAAAGTTTCAGACGTTTTGACCAGAAGACAGCCAAATCTATGACACCTCTGTTAAGTGAAGTTTTAATATGGGCACGTGGTCTCTGAGCAGTGTAAAGTTTCGTTTACCTTTGGGGCCTGTTTTTCCATCCGAACCAGGGTTACCAGCCAATCCTGGTGTCCCTGGTGGACCAGGGGGTCCAGGGGGTCCCATCTTTTCCTTTCCACTGTTTTGGGTATGCTTTcctttgaaattgaaaattgtACGAAAGAGTTACAGTTCATAATCGGTAATTCCTTCAAAATCGTTGTTGGCAGTTACATTAACCTTCAATTACTTTCTGTTAAAGAAAATAACCTGAACAAAATAACGTTTTTATGCCAGAATATTGTTGCGCTCATGTACTGGCATGAACATTGCAAATCACGGAagagtttattttctgttttgcctctaagaaatgaaaaactttTATCACTGAAtagcttttcttttgaatgtcATTGTCTTATAATGAAGGGTGGGTTTGATACCAACCCAAAAGGTAGGCCACAAGTGAATTGTAAGAATCCCCACTTGATCCCACAGAAGGGAACCGCATCAGTGCATCaaatctaccaaaaaaaaaaaataataaaaataaatttaagtgTTGTTATTCATCAGAATTGTTGATTGCGATCAGATGGTGATGTCTGAGCTATAAGAAAGGCGTTCAAGCACAAACAGGTGAaggcataattatattttaggGAAAGAACTTTCAACCCGCATATAACTATCCGTGTTGTGTTATGTCAACATTGCAATGTTAAAGAGTTTTCAGGAGATGGTACAAACGTTTGATTCCGTAGTTCTTATTGCGTGAACAAGCCCTGCCGACATGTGGAAAGTTCTTAGTCGTGtgattttatttctctttttgtttttgttacagCTGACATTTTACATGATATCCTGCATGGCGTGGCGAAAATAACATCACTCTTTCCTTCGAATCTTTGATGCTTCCAACCACTTACATTTTCCCATCGTTTGGATAAATACCTCCAAGCGGGGGAAGTTTTCTAAACTCGTTTCTCTAGTTTGTCTCATGTCTCTCTAGTTCGTTTCACTTAATTGGTAAAATAGATTtgattttagcgaaaaaaattctCTTTCTGTGCAAGAATCGATAGACATATTCACTCCTTACCTCCTGAACGTCACACACAcgcacaaaaaaagaaactacagCAATATTTCATTTGGAATTAAATTAACTGGCAACATCTTTTAGTTATTACTGCTAGGAACACGAATAATTAAGACATACCAAGTTTCAGGAGAAAGTTTCAACCTTCGCTAAATCCCGAGCCtgaattttatttctgaaaactaTAAAAATGTAAACTCCTAATACATGAAGAATTATATAGAAATGTTATCAAATAACATTAGTGGTCAAGCCTGACTCGACGAAGCAGTTATCAGCGTGGACCTCCGTTAGCGAAAAATACAGTAAATACAACATTGGATACaataaacaaatgaagaaaaaatttaaaagatttcTCCCTGAGTTAAACTGTTGTATTGGGATGGTAAGGAGCTATGGATTATCGAGGACAAACCTCTCTTCAAGGCTTTTCAGTCGTTGTTCAAAGCTTTGTGGGTTTTGAGTGATGTTTTTCTTAATTCCTCTGCGTTCGCGAAACAGCATCGACTCAGGCGTTTGTCCAGTTGCATGGTTATTGTGAGTTTTTGGGCGCTGATCATCCATGGCTGAGATATGAGCCAAAATGGTAAAGCACATCATTAACACAACAAGGAAACGCAAACCACACCAAGGGGTTTTCACTTGCGGATACTTCATAGCTGACGAAATAGTCTTCTTTGATCACTGCCTTCGGTACAAGTGGAGTATCAAGTTGGAGAAACGAAATAAATATACCGTAAGCGAACCACTAGAATAATGTTTTATTGATTCTGCAGAGAGCTTCACAAAGATACAAGCTTGAACTTTTTCGCGTTTACAACTGAGATGCCCTTGAACAAAGAGTCACGCGGGTAAATGTCAATACATCAGTCAACGGATAGAAAATTATAACCACCTCGGGTACACAATCAATCTACATCCAAgtggaataaaaatatttttgtgactAAGAAACCCTAAGCGATAGCTGACTTGATTAAATAAGTCAACGAAAACAAGCTTTGCCTCAAATAGGACCTGAATATTCCCCACGCACAGTTGGACTGCTCAGACAGATTTGCAAATAACATTTCTGGGCTGATAAAAAATGGTTTCAAAGTAGCTTTGTTCGGCTGGCTTTTTTGAAATCTAACAGCAGGAAATCACAGTGCTTCATTATTAACTGTTTTCAAACCGTTACATTTTGCAACCGTGTTCCTTTGCCATTAATTAATTTCTCGCCCTGACGACGACGTGAACTGAGGAAATTTTAGGTTATATGGAAGTCGCTAGCATCGaacaataaattttcaattgttcATGTAGTGTACTGCAAAAATAAACATTCTACATCTGGCTCAATTGACGATGGTCTGTGCAACAAAGAGCGCCGATCTTGCGCATACATTGTTGACATATTACAGTTCTTAGAGCTAGAGCGGCGTTCTTACCTATAAGACGATGTATGTAGATTTGTCTGTAGTTTTCTCTTGAACCAAAGAATACAGAAAAGTAACGCATTAAGCTTTCGGCGATATGTCTGCGCTCCCCTGAGGTCTTTCTGTAAGTCAAGTGAATTCAGTGTTAGAAAATGCTCTGGTCGTTGAAATAGAAACAATTGGGTCATTCGTTGAAGAAATGGAAAGCCGACATGCCGAATGAAGTTTGGTCTGTATAATGCGATGAAAGTACGAAAAAAAACTTATACGTCTCAGTTTAACCTTTTCTTGAAGGGTTATTTGAATAAGATGAAATGTACGAGAACATGTCGTTTGGACTTGATAATGAAGCGATCAATACGTTTGCAG from Montipora capricornis isolate CH-2021 chromosome 12, ASM3666992v2, whole genome shotgun sequence encodes the following:
- the LOC138027702 gene encoding uncharacterized protein, which codes for MKYPQVKTPWCGLRFLVVLMMCFTILAHISAMDDQRPKTHNNHATGQTPESMLFRERRGIKKNITQNPQSFEQRLKSLEERFDALMRFPSVGSSGDSYNSLVAYLLGKHTQNSGKEKMGPPGPPGPPGTPGLAGNPGSDGKTGPKGEPGNPSTNKPLPGPPGPKGQQGAQGTQGAKGERGRDGTGQSGVKYVRWGRTICPSGAQIVYKGIIGGEWYNYQGGGANYLCLPHNPKYDKYKDGHQNAGYIYGAEYEVSDYNGDPFKRNRHNHEAPCVVCFLKSRGSMLMMPARNDCPSGWTEEYHGYLMTAYHGHKHSSDFICVDGDLEFVPGTQANKDGALLYAVEGVCGSLPCLPYVSGRELTCAVCTK
- the LOC138027728 gene encoding uncharacterized protein, with protein sequence MDDMQIFFTFLPTLFLLFLSSLLHYQADYLMFGKWPLLLGSRVPEKRFTKFDALMRFPSMGSSGDSYNSLVAYLLGKHTQNSGKEKMHGPPSPPGTPGLAGNPGSDGKTGSKGNHGSAKEVWEERW